The following proteins come from a genomic window of Mauremys mutica isolate MM-2020 ecotype Southern chromosome 7, ASM2049712v1, whole genome shotgun sequence:
- the OMD gene encoding osteomodulin — protein sequence LNRVLHETKKMRFLCQLSIIPLLFGAMVIGQHEGYDFEDEYDQEPDDDYPPIFHFNPSVEYVVPHFPTPAKCAQECFCPPTFPLSMYCDHRKLKMIPHIPSHIQQLYLQHNDIEAVTAESFVNATTLREINLSHNKIKSHMIDHGVFAKLSNLVQLHLEHNKLDEFPFPLPSSLERLFLSSNEISRLPGNALQGLVNVTMLDLCNNYLDDSLLKGKYFSNMKNLMQINLCNNRLQSMPPDLPFSLIYLSLENNSISYIPENYFNRLPKITALRMSHNNLQEVPYNVFNLSNLVELNLGHNKLKQAFYIPRSLQHLYIEDNDIEFINITLMCPSIDPRNINHLTYIRMDQNKLTAPISTYAFFCFPHIRIIYYGEQKGSVSQSTQLRTPVVHRFLTPEEYDEAEDGHETEDGHEEGEREDDYFHPYF from the exons CTCAACAGGGTACTACATGAAACCAAAAAAATGAGGTTTCTATGTCAACTATCAATTATCCCTCTTCTATTTGGAGCTATGGTCATTGGTCAGCATGAAGGTTATGATTTTGAGGATGAATATGACCAAGAGCCAGATGATGATTACCCacctatttttcattttaatcccAGTGTAGAATATGTAGTTCCTCATTTTCCTACTCCAGCCAAGTGTGCTCAAGAATGCTTTTGCCCACCAACTTTTCCATTATCAATGTACTGTGACCATCGGAAACTTAAGATGATACCACATATTCCTTCCCATATCCAACAACTCTATCTTCAGCATAATGACATTGAAGCTGTGACTGCAGAATCTTTTGTTAATGCCACTACCTTGAGAGAAATTAACCTTAGCCATAACAAAATTAAATCTCATATGATTGATCATGGTGTTTTTGCCAAACTTTCAAATCTTGTGCAACTTCACTTAGAACACAATAAATTGGATGAATTTCCATTTCCTCTTCCCAGCTCTCTAGAACGACTCTTTCTCAGTTCCAATGAGATTTCCAGATTACCTGGAAATGCCCTGCAAGGGTTAGTAAATGTGACCATGCTTGATCTCTGCAATAACTATCTTGATGACTCCCTACTCAAAGGAAAATACTTTTCAAATATGAAAAATCTAATGCAGATCAACCTATGCAACAACAGATTACAGTCTATGCCTCCTGATCTCCCATTTTCACTTATATATCTGTCTCTCGAAAATAACTCAATTTCTTACATTCCAGAAAACTATTTCAATAGACTTCCAAAAATAACTGCTCTAAGAATGTCACACAACAACCTGCAGGAAGTCCCATAtaatgtttttaacctttccaaCCTTGTAGAGCTCAATCTTGGACACAACAAGCTGAAGCAAGCATTCTATATTCCAAGAAGTCTGCAGCATTTGTATATTGAAGACAATGACATTGAAT TTATAAATATTACTTTGATGTGTCCTTCTATTGATCCAAGGAATATCAATCATTTAACCTATATTCGGATGGACCAAAATAAGCTTACAGCTCCAATAAGCACATATGCATTCTTCTGCTTTCCCCACATACGCATTATTTATTATGGTGAACAAAAAGGTAGTGTCAGTCAATCAACACAACTGAGAACTCCAGTTGTCCACAGATTTTTAACACCAGAAGAATATGATGAAGCAGAAGATGGTCATGAAACAGAAGACGGTCAtgaagaaggagaaagagaagatGACTACTTTCATCCTTACTTTTAA